The following proteins come from a genomic window of Planctomycetia bacterium:
- a CDS encoding transposase, with translation QCRRVATRYEKTARNFLGMILFAAITIWLK, from the coding sequence AACAATGCCGACGAGTGGCGACCCGATACGAAAAGACGGCTCGAAACTTTCTCGGCATGATTCTCTTCGCTGCCATCACCATCTGGCTCAAATGA
- the mqnC gene encoding dehypoxanthine futalosine cyclase — protein sequence MVRGKARPELLPPVKQTWPATDIKPLLAKVLDGKRLSRDEGVQLLRSSDLQSIGKAALAISEKLHPETHRTYNIDRNINYTNVCAAVCDFCAFYRKTSDTDAYILSREELYKKIEETIAVGGDQILLQGGNHPSLKLEWYEDLFRDLKSRFPQVNLHAFSASEIWHFHKLNKLPVKTVLERLKAAGLGSLPGGGGEILVDRVRLAMTKNKVLTQEYLEVHRTWHQLGGKSTCTMMFGHIETLEERIEHLDVLRQLQDETGGFTAFICWTFQPENTEMAHIQPAGAFEYLKTQAVARLYLDNIPNIQSSWVTQGLQIGQLALYYGANDMGSLMLEENVVSAAGTVHHLTLEQIKQAIREAGYAPRQRNVFYQLID from the coding sequence ATGGTCCGTGGCAAAGCACGGCCTGAACTGTTGCCACCCGTGAAGCAAACGTGGCCTGCTACTGATATCAAGCCGTTGCTGGCAAAAGTGCTGGATGGTAAGCGCCTTTCTCGCGATGAAGGCGTGCAACTGCTGCGTTCAAGCGATTTGCAATCGATCGGAAAAGCAGCCCTCGCCATCAGTGAGAAGCTGCATCCGGAAACACATCGCACGTACAACATTGATCGCAACATCAATTACACCAATGTCTGTGCAGCAGTGTGTGATTTCTGTGCGTTTTACCGCAAAACTTCTGACACTGATGCCTACATCCTCAGCAGGGAAGAACTCTACAAGAAGATCGAAGAAACCATCGCAGTGGGTGGCGATCAGATTCTGCTGCAGGGTGGCAATCATCCCTCTTTGAAACTGGAATGGTATGAAGATCTGTTTCGAGATCTGAAATCACGCTTTCCCCAAGTGAATTTACATGCGTTCAGTGCATCGGAAATCTGGCACTTCCATAAGCTCAACAAGTTGCCTGTGAAAACTGTTTTGGAACGGCTGAAGGCAGCAGGGCTTGGCAGCCTGCCCGGAGGTGGTGGCGAAATTCTGGTGGATCGTGTTCGCCTTGCGATGACCAAGAACAAGGTTCTCACGCAGGAGTATCTGGAAGTTCACCGAACGTGGCATCAGCTTGGTGGCAAATCAACCTGCACGATGATGTTCGGGCACATTGAAACTCTGGAAGAGCGCATTGAACATCTTGATGTATTGCGTCAGCTACAGGACGAGACCGGTGGGTTTACTGCATTCATCTGCTGGACATTCCAGCCTGAGAATACTGAGATGGCACACATTCAACCTGCAGGTGCGTTTGAATACCTGAAAACGCAGGCAGTGGCCAGGCTTTATCTGGACAACATTCCGAACATCCAGTCATCGTGGGTGACGCAGGGTTTGCAGATTGGCCAATTGGCTCTCTACTATGGCGCCAACGATATGGGCAGCCTGATGCTGGAAGAAAATGTGGTTTCCGCAGCAGGCACCGTGCATCATCTTACGCTGGAACAAATCAAGCAGGCGATTCGGGAAGCTGGTTATGCGCCTAGACAACGGAATGTTTTTTATCAGTTGATAGATTGA
- a CDS encoding RNA methyltransferase, which translates to MPRAEKTVPACFALTVPGLEAVTAREIEEDFGGIVKKKMNGVVVFRVDHLDKNILKLRTAEDVFLLAWGSDALTFKAKDLEMIQKWTAKEPDWPRLLEFHKAIRPKPKGRPSFRLITQMLGEHGYKRSDAFEALDKGLRGKIPGHLIPTAEDATLEIWLRIMGKRALCGVRISDSKLRHRTYKSEHIQASLRPVVAASMVRLGTQEGLTIDPCCGAGTLLAESFSANWKTVMLGGDIDKNALVAAGTNLKQWRERPPLVRWDARELPLRQGSVAKILCNPPFGRQLNKPEEISALYADMVAEWQRVLQPGGQAVILASDIEALQAAAWEQGWQQEGLYSIRLLGWPATISVWRSAYSSY; encoded by the coding sequence ATGCCGCGTGCTGAAAAAACAGTTCCAGCCTGTTTTGCACTTACCGTTCCTGGTTTGGAAGCAGTCACTGCGCGAGAGATTGAAGAAGATTTTGGCGGTATTGTCAAGAAAAAGATGAACGGTGTGGTCGTATTTCGGGTAGATCATCTCGATAAGAACATCTTGAAGCTGCGAACCGCGGAAGATGTTTTTCTGCTGGCCTGGGGTTCTGATGCCCTAACGTTCAAGGCCAAAGACCTCGAGATGATCCAGAAATGGACCGCTAAAGAACCCGACTGGCCGAGGTTGCTGGAATTTCACAAAGCCATTCGTCCGAAGCCGAAAGGCAGACCCAGTTTCAGGCTCATCACTCAAATGCTGGGCGAACATGGCTACAAACGCAGCGATGCCTTTGAAGCCCTCGATAAAGGGCTGCGTGGAAAAATTCCTGGCCACCTGATTCCAACTGCCGAAGATGCTACTTTGGAAATCTGGCTACGCATCATGGGCAAGCGTGCTTTGTGCGGTGTTAGAATTTCTGACAGCAAGCTACGCCACCGTACTTACAAATCAGAACATATTCAGGCATCGCTGCGACCCGTGGTAGCTGCTTCTATGGTGCGATTGGGAACTCAGGAAGGCTTGACCATCGACCCTTGCTGCGGAGCGGGGACTCTTCTTGCCGAGTCGTTCAGTGCCAATTGGAAAACAGTGATGCTGGGCGGCGATATCGACAAGAATGCATTGGTGGCAGCAGGCACTAATCTGAAACAATGGCGGGAACGCCCGCCACTGGTGCGCTGGGATGCACGCGAATTGCCACTCAGGCAGGGGAGTGTTGCAAAAATTCTCTGCAACCCACCCTTTGGCAGACAATTAAACAAGCCTGAAGAAATCTCTGCACTCTACGCCGACATGGTAGCAGAGTGGCAGAGAGTGCTTCAACCGGGTGGGCAGGCAGTCATCCTCGCCAGCGACATAGAAGCCTTGCAGGCTGCTGCCTGGGAACAAGGCTGGCAACAGGAAGGGTTGTATAGCATTCGGCTGCTGGGCTGGCCCGCCACCATTTCAGTTTGGCGCAGTGCGTATTCCAGTTATTAA
- a CDS encoding menaquinone biosynthesis protein: MSRRIQIGAVTYLNTKPLIHQLEQIAPEADLILDLPSRLADQLAQGILDVALIPIVEVFRGSGYRIIPNIAIASQGPVLSVTVFSKVPWQQITTLALDEGSRTSAALVQVILDKKYQRKVSTRPFLMDQPAEESDADAVLLIGDRAMKAALPGYPYSYDLGQEWTEWTGLPFVFAVWAVRSGVELGTVATALLESKRQGIAQVAEVAWKEAQRLQLDPAYCRRYLTNIIRFDLGQPEWEGIKRFHTLAAELGLAPAEVNFGDYRENNTLVASR, encoded by the coding sequence ATGTCACGACGCATACAGATCGGTGCTGTGACGTATCTGAACACCAAACCGCTTATTCATCAGCTTGAGCAAATAGCTCCTGAAGCTGATCTCATTCTGGATTTACCCAGCCGCCTGGCGGATCAACTGGCTCAAGGCATACTCGATGTCGCCTTGATTCCCATTGTTGAAGTTTTTCGTGGATCAGGCTATCGCATCATTCCCAACATTGCTATCGCATCGCAAGGTCCTGTCTTGAGCGTAACGGTATTCAGCAAAGTACCCTGGCAACAGATAACAACACTGGCACTTGATGAAGGTTCCCGCACCAGCGCTGCACTGGTTCAGGTCATACTCGACAAAAAATACCAGCGAAAGGTTTCTACCAGACCGTTTCTGATGGATCAGCCTGCTGAGGAAAGTGATGCAGATGCGGTTCTGCTCATTGGCGACCGTGCCATGAAAGCAGCGTTGCCGGGGTATCCCTACAGTTATGATCTTGGGCAAGAATGGACCGAATGGACTGGCTTACCCTTTGTGTTTGCCGTCTGGGCGGTTCGTTCGGGTGTAGAACTAGGCACGGTTGCTACTGCACTCCTGGAATCCAAACGGCAAGGCATTGCTCAGGTTGCAGAAGTTGCCTGGAAGGAAGCACAACGGCTGCAACTCGATCCTGCGTATTGCCGACGGTATCTGACAAACATCATACGATTTGACCTGGGACAGCCCGAATGGGAAGGCATTAAACGTTTTCATACGTTGGCTGCTGAACTGGGGCTGGCTCCTGCGGAGGTGAATTTTGGCGACTACCGTGAAAACAACACACTCGTTGCCTCTCGCTGA